A genomic region of Canis aureus isolate CA01 chromosome 16, VMU_Caureus_v.1.0, whole genome shotgun sequence contains the following coding sequences:
- the ZPBP2 gene encoding zona pellucida-binding protein 2 isoform X2 has product MRAWVLLSAVLWYLTGVGWQRSSERTGKGFIYGRPGHPVKIYVKLHHNSPILACMDFRRAKKETVDPTYLWIGPNEKPLTVNDRINITKTGKLKVKDFLEALSGLYTCTLSYKTVRAETQEESIVKQRYDFLIFAYREPDYSYQMAVRFTTKSCEGRYNDLLFRVLKKILDNLISDLSCHIIEPSYKCHFVKIPKHGLLHELFIAFQVNPFAPGWKGACKDSVDCEDTTNHNILQWFVVLGLLVLMLMLLVRTAFPSVFMELNLVHKLQTKIVI; this is encoded by the exons ATGCGAGCGTGGGTCCTACTCTCCGCGGTGCTCTGGTACCTCACTGGAG TTGGATGGCAGCGTTCTTCTGAACGCACCGGGAAAGGCTTCATTTATGGCAGACCCGGACACCCAG tgaaaatatatgtaaaattacatCACAATAGCCCAATCCTTGCCTGTATGGATTTTAGACGTGCTAAAAAAGAAACAGTGGACCCCACCTACTTATGGATTGGGCCTAATGAAAAGCCATTAACAG TAAATGATCGAATAAATATAACTAAAACAGGAAAGCTGAAGGTGAAAGATTTTCTGGAGGCTTTGTCTGGACTTTACACGTGTACTCTTTCTTATAAGACTGTCAGAGCAGAAACCCAAGAAGAAAGTATAGTAAAGCAAAGATATGACTTTCTGATCTTTG cctatcGGGAACCTGATTATTCATATCAGATGGCTGTACGTTTTACCACAAAGTCTTGTGAAGGAAGATATAATGACCTGCTTTTTAGAGTGCTGAAGAAAATCTTGGATAATTTAATCTCTGATTTGTCATGCCATATCATAGAACCATCATATAAATGCCATTTTGTTAAAATTCCAAAACATGGCCTCCTACATGAGCTATTTATAGCttttcaag tcAATCCTTTTGCACCAGGGTGGAAAGGTGCATGCAAGGATTCTGTTGATTGTGAAGATACCACTAATCATAATATCCTCCAG TGGTTTGTAGTCCTGGGACTTTTAGTCCTGATGTTGATGTTACTTGTCAGAACTGCGTTTCCGTCCGTATTTATGGAGCTAAATCTTGTGCATAAACTTCAAACAAAAATTGTAATATGA
- the ZPBP2 gene encoding zona pellucida-binding protein 2 isoform X1, translated as MRAWVLLSAVLWYLTGVGWQRSSERTGKGFIYGRPGHPVKIYVKLHHNSPILACMDFRRAKKETVDPTYLWIGPNEKPLTVNDRINITKTGKLKVKDFLEALSGLYTCTLSYKTVRAETQEESIVKQRYDFLIFAYREPDYSYQMAVRFTTKSCEGRYNDLLFRVLKKILDNLISDLSCHIIEPSYKCHFVKIPKHGLLHELFIAFQVNPFAPGWKGACKDSVDCEDTTNHNILQARDRIEEFFRSQAYIYYHDFNKTIPAMHFVDHSFQVVRLDSCRPGFGKNDGLHSNCASCCVVCSPGTFSPDVDVTCQNCVSVRIYGAKSCA; from the exons ATGCGAGCGTGGGTCCTACTCTCCGCGGTGCTCTGGTACCTCACTGGAG TTGGATGGCAGCGTTCTTCTGAACGCACCGGGAAAGGCTTCATTTATGGCAGACCCGGACACCCAG tgaaaatatatgtaaaattacatCACAATAGCCCAATCCTTGCCTGTATGGATTTTAGACGTGCTAAAAAAGAAACAGTGGACCCCACCTACTTATGGATTGGGCCTAATGAAAAGCCATTAACAG TAAATGATCGAATAAATATAACTAAAACAGGAAAGCTGAAGGTGAAAGATTTTCTGGAGGCTTTGTCTGGACTTTACACGTGTACTCTTTCTTATAAGACTGTCAGAGCAGAAACCCAAGAAGAAAGTATAGTAAAGCAAAGATATGACTTTCTGATCTTTG cctatcGGGAACCTGATTATTCATATCAGATGGCTGTACGTTTTACCACAAAGTCTTGTGAAGGAAGATATAATGACCTGCTTTTTAGAGTGCTGAAGAAAATCTTGGATAATTTAATCTCTGATTTGTCATGCCATATCATAGAACCATCATATAAATGCCATTTTGTTAAAATTCCAAAACATGGCCTCCTACATGAGCTATTTATAGCttttcaag tcAATCCTTTTGCACCAGGGTGGAAAGGTGCATGCAAGGATTCTGTTGATTGTGAAGATACCACTAATCATAATATCCTCCAG gCAAGAGATCGGATAGAAGAATTTTTCCGGAGCCAAGCATACATTTACTACCACGACTTTAATAAAACTATACCTGCTATGCACTTTGTGGACCACAGTTTTCAAGTAGTTCGTTTGGATAGCTGTCGTCCAGGCTTTGGAAAAAATGATGGTCTACACAGTAATTGCGCTAGCTGTTGcg TGGTTTGTAGTCCTGGGACTTTTAGTCCTGATGTTGATGTTACTTGTCAGAACTGCGTTTCCGTCCGTATTTATGGAGCTAAATCTTGTGCATAA
- the ZPBP2 gene encoding zona pellucida-binding protein 2 isoform X3: MDFRRAKKETVDPTYLWIGPNEKPLTVNDRINITKTGKLKVKDFLEALSGLYTCTLSYKTVRAETQEESIVKQRYDFLIFAYREPDYSYQMAVRFTTKSCEGRYNDLLFRVLKKILDNLISDLSCHIIEPSYKCHFVKIPKHGLLHELFIAFQVNPFAPGWKGACKDSVDCEDTTNHNILQARDRIEEFFRSQAYIYYHDFNKTIPAMHFVDHSFQVVRLDSCRPGFGKNDGLHSNCASCCVVCSPGTFSPDVDVTCQNCVSVRIYGAKSCA; encoded by the exons ATGGATTTTAGACGTGCTAAAAAAGAAACAGTGGACCCCACCTACTTATGGATTGGGCCTAATGAAAAGCCATTAACAG TAAATGATCGAATAAATATAACTAAAACAGGAAAGCTGAAGGTGAAAGATTTTCTGGAGGCTTTGTCTGGACTTTACACGTGTACTCTTTCTTATAAGACTGTCAGAGCAGAAACCCAAGAAGAAAGTATAGTAAAGCAAAGATATGACTTTCTGATCTTTG cctatcGGGAACCTGATTATTCATATCAGATGGCTGTACGTTTTACCACAAAGTCTTGTGAAGGAAGATATAATGACCTGCTTTTTAGAGTGCTGAAGAAAATCTTGGATAATTTAATCTCTGATTTGTCATGCCATATCATAGAACCATCATATAAATGCCATTTTGTTAAAATTCCAAAACATGGCCTCCTACATGAGCTATTTATAGCttttcaag tcAATCCTTTTGCACCAGGGTGGAAAGGTGCATGCAAGGATTCTGTTGATTGTGAAGATACCACTAATCATAATATCCTCCAG gCAAGAGATCGGATAGAAGAATTTTTCCGGAGCCAAGCATACATTTACTACCACGACTTTAATAAAACTATACCTGCTATGCACTTTGTGGACCACAGTTTTCAAGTAGTTCGTTTGGATAGCTGTCGTCCAGGCTTTGGAAAAAATGATGGTCTACACAGTAATTGCGCTAGCTGTTGcg TGGTTTGTAGTCCTGGGACTTTTAGTCCTGATGTTGATGTTACTTGTCAGAACTGCGTTTCCGTCCGTATTTATGGAGCTAAATCTTGTGCATAA